Proteins co-encoded in one Geitlerinema sp. PCC 9228 genomic window:
- a CDS encoding PAS domain S-box protein → MIQMVGKSNQTKFLYYQPHRTPAPSESVPIDLDRFSALSSQLFCAIGATGYFQMLHPQWSEVLGWSVETLMSKPWLEWIHPEDSGSILHELHKLIANGTEVVTYKVRLRCGDGSYRWFWWKVTYAQSEKQLYAVVRDLGEHPWCDLSSHANGENATSNQIRREFNTPQAHFRLLMENVKDYAIYMLSERGYIISWNAGAERVNGYSTDEAIGKHISIVFPPEDIEKKRPEKILHTAAVEGRFEDENWRLRKGGQRFWANVIVTAIRDAEGQLLGFSVVTRDITERKRAEAELQQAYQDLEEQVEERTAELSQTNARLLQEVRSRQRTEEALRQSKAYLKEQAQQLEKTLYQLQRTQGQLIHTEKMSSLGQLVAGVAHEINNPISFIYGNIDYARHYIEDLLHLIRVYQQQYPCPPPEIETAIEQIDLEFIATDAPRLLESMQEGAERIREIVVSLRNFSHHDRTRIKRANLHEGLDNTLMVLQYRFKETPHMQGVRILKSYAEDLPQVECYPAELNQVFTHLLNNACDALEEKRKTSLAETDGTPPTIRIRTYVCKNRVAIALADNGCGVSENVREQIFDPFFTTKVVGKGTGLGLSIGYQIVVEKHGGRLYHRALEGEEAGLKTEFVVEIPLQLPDSAQETHQQDATA, encoded by the coding sequence ATGATTCAAATGGTCGGTAAATCCAACCAAACCAAATTCCTATACTACCAACCTCATCGTACGCCAGCGCCATCTGAGTCCGTTCCGATCGACCTCGATCGTTTCAGTGCCCTATCATCGCAATTGTTCTGCGCAATCGGTGCGACTGGATACTTTCAAATGCTCCATCCCCAATGGAGTGAGGTTTTGGGATGGTCCGTCGAGACGCTGATGTCCAAGCCTTGGTTAGAATGGATACACCCAGAAGACAGTGGTTCTATCTTGCACGAACTGCACAAACTGATCGCCAACGGCACTGAAGTAGTGACCTACAAAGTTCGCCTGCGCTGTGGGGATGGTTCCTATCGCTGGTTTTGGTGGAAAGTCACCTATGCCCAGTCAGAAAAACAATTATATGCCGTGGTTCGGGATTTGGGAGAACACCCTTGGTGCGACCTCAGCAGCCATGCCAACGGCGAAAACGCCACATCCAACCAAATTCGGCGCGAATTTAATACCCCACAAGCCCATTTTCGCTTGCTGATGGAAAATGTCAAAGACTACGCCATCTACATGCTGAGCGAGCGCGGGTATATTATCAGTTGGAACGCCGGTGCCGAAAGGGTCAACGGCTACAGCACCGACGAAGCCATTGGCAAGCACATCTCCATCGTCTTCCCCCCCGAAGATATCGAAAAAAAGCGTCCCGAAAAAATTCTGCATACCGCTGCCGTTGAAGGACGTTTTGAAGACGAAAACTGGCGTCTGCGCAAGGGAGGACAGCGTTTTTGGGCCAACGTCATCGTCACCGCCATTCGCGACGCGGAAGGACAACTGTTGGGTTTTTCCGTCGTTACCCGGGATATTACCGAACGCAAGCGTGCCGAAGCCGAACTGCAACAAGCCTATCAAGATTTGGAAGAACAAGTGGAAGAACGTACCGCCGAACTTTCCCAAACCAACGCCCGCTTGTTACAAGAAGTTCGCAGCCGCCAGCGTACGGAAGAGGCTTTGCGCCAATCCAAAGCTTATTTAAAAGAACAGGCACAACAGCTAGAGAAAACCCTCTACCAGCTACAACGCACCCAAGGACAGTTAATCCATACAGAGAAAATGTCCAGTTTGGGACAGTTGGTGGCTGGCGTGGCTCACGAAATTAACAACCCCATCAGTTTTATCTATGGCAACATTGATTATGCCCGCCATTACATCGAAGATTTGCTGCACCTGATTCGCGTTTATCAGCAACAGTATCCCTGTCCGCCACCGGAAATTGAAACCGCCATCGAACAAATTGACCTGGAATTTATTGCCACTGACGCCCCACGCCTGCTGGAATCCATGCAAGAAGGGGCGGAGAGAATTCGCGAAATTGTGGTTTCCCTGCGGAATTTTTCCCACCACGACCGCACTCGCATCAAACGCGCCAACCTCCACGAAGGTTTGGACAATACGTTAATGGTGTTGCAGTATCGGTTTAAAGAAACCCCGCACATGCAGGGCGTGCGCATTCTCAAGTCCTATGCCGAAGACTTACCGCAGGTGGAATGCTATCCGGCGGAACTCAACCAAGTGTTTACCCATTTGTTGAACAATGCCTGCGATGCTTTGGAGGAAAAACGCAAAACCTCCCTCGCTGAAACCGATGGTACGCCGCCGACCATTCGCATTCGTACGTATGTCTGCAAAAATCGCGTTGCCATCGCTTTGGCTGACAATGGCTGTGGCGTTTCGGAAAACGTCCGCGAACAAATTTTCGATCCGTTTTTTACCACCAAAGTGGTGGGGAAAGGAACGGGATTGGGATTGTCTATTGGCTATCAAATTGTGGTGGAAAAACATGGGGGTAGGCTGTACCACCGGGCTTTGGAAGGAGAGGAAGCTGGCTTAAAAACAGAATTTGTGGTGGAGATTCCTTTGCAATTGCCCGATTCAGCACAGGAGACCCACCAACAAGATGCAACCGCTTAA
- the pgeF gene encoding peptidoglycan editing factor PgeF, whose protein sequence is MQVWYWRYWNQLPYLSCSLLADWPHGFFTRQFDPQMPAELVKVLDPQATAARSRQVHGNRILTELPTQPPFPEADGLMATAAGTSVWVCTADCTPVLMGDRQRGVVAAIHAGWRGTAAQIVPRAIAGLQQQGSSLEDLRFALGPAIGGSVYQVSVDVAAQVCATLNPAATDAKTMLATWGVRERVPFSSPVVLADATFGKMRLDIRQAIATQIVQCGIRCEQIAIAPYCTYQTSNYFFSYRRSGQSQVQWSGIVARPFPP, encoded by the coding sequence ATGCAAGTTTGGTACTGGCGTTATTGGAACCAACTTCCCTATTTGAGCTGTAGTTTGCTGGCTGATTGGCCCCACGGCTTTTTCACCAGGCAGTTTGACCCGCAAATGCCCGCGGAGTTGGTAAAGGTTCTAGACCCGCAGGCCACGGCAGCCCGCAGCCGGCAGGTTCACGGCAACCGTATTTTAACCGAACTCCCCACCCAGCCACCGTTTCCCGAAGCGGATGGTTTGATGGCTACGGCGGCAGGAACTTCGGTGTGGGTTTGTACGGCTGATTGTACCCCGGTTTTAATGGGCGATCGCCAAAGGGGGGTGGTGGCGGCAATTCACGCTGGTTGGCGCGGGACGGCGGCGCAGATTGTCCCCCGTGCGATCGCAGGTTTACAACAGCAGGGAAGTTCCTTGGAGGATTTGCGGTTTGCCCTGGGGCCGGCAATTGGCGGTTCGGTCTATCAAGTTTCTGTGGATGTGGCGGCCCAAGTATGTGCTACTCTCAACCCCGCCGCTACCGATGCCAAAACCATGTTGGCTACCTGGGGGGTTCGCGAACGGGTCCCCTTTTCCTCGCCGGTGGTGCTTGCGGATGCCACCTTTGGGAAAATGCGTTTGGATATTCGCCAAGCGATCGCCACGCAAATCGTTCAGTGCGGGATTCGCTGCGAACAAATCGCGATCGCTCCCTATTGTACCTATCAAACTTCCAACTATTTTTTTTCCTACCGCCGCAGCGGACAATCCCAGGTGCAGTGGTCGGGCATTGTAGCTCGCCCCTTCCCCCCCTAA
- a CDS encoding biotin--[acetyl-CoA-carboxylase] ligase → MTIFPSSHHLNFAVEAHLPIGVRHQYPLLPWQIFWYPKLASTNQTLWDHLCQGAAEGTAIVAGQQTAGRGQWGRQWQSNTGGLYLSLGLTPHTAADRTPQLTLSSAWGIASILRQAGVPAALKWPNDLVLYGGKLGGILTQTRIANGKIVQAVVGVGINWSNPVPEPGISLAACWSQTSWRPIDSLEQLMAATLVGLSEGYQRWRSGEVHALVADYESLLIHLGETVAINGRDATVAGVTLGGQLRVRWCDGSPAAETYLHPGEVSLGYA, encoded by the coding sequence TTGACAATTTTTCCCTCCTCCCACCACCTGAATTTTGCCGTCGAAGCACATCTCCCTATCGGGGTTCGCCATCAGTATCCCCTGTTGCCATGGCAAATTTTTTGGTATCCCAAACTCGCTTCCACCAACCAAACCCTGTGGGATCATCTCTGTCAAGGGGCAGCAGAAGGAACAGCGATCGTAGCCGGTCAACAAACTGCTGGCAGGGGACAGTGGGGACGCCAGTGGCAGTCTAACACAGGGGGATTGTATCTTTCCCTAGGGCTGACTCCCCATACAGCCGCCGATCGTACCCCCCAACTTACCCTGAGCAGTGCCTGGGGAATTGCCAGTATCTTGCGGCAAGCAGGGGTGCCTGCAGCGCTCAAATGGCCCAACGATTTGGTTCTGTACGGAGGCAAATTGGGGGGAATCTTAACCCAAACCCGAATCGCCAACGGAAAAATCGTACAAGCGGTGGTCGGCGTAGGGATAAACTGGTCCAATCCAGTCCCCGAGCCGGGAATTTCCCTGGCAGCTTGCTGGTCGCAAACCTCTTGGCGTCCCATTGATTCGTTGGAACAACTGATGGCGGCAACTCTGGTGGGGTTGTCGGAGGGATACCAACGCTGGCGTAGCGGCGAGGTCCATGCCTTGGTTGCCGATTACGAATCTCTCCTGATTCATTTAGGAGAAACTGTAGCGATTAACGGTAGGGATGCAACCGTCGCTGGCGTTACGTTGGGCGGACAATTGCGCGTGCGTTGGTGCGATGGTTCGCCGGCAGCAGAAACATATTTGCACCCCGGTGAAGTCTCTTTGGGGTATGCTTAA
- a CDS encoding M23 family metallopeptidase, whose protein sequence is MDSQHSKNDRLFWWQQGLSWIGSIGILSSGMAIAVPEPSTQAADLLSQAESTSNVVANSKSPSPAIDTLPNPQGSTPSTPAARPKPQTPSATGSPTPIPPETAQVEPTLPDSTNQTDAPLVLPHPQQQGDRQLSYNNKNQYIDSSNDFNLGATTNQQQPAADNVQVVMEERSTGCERVVNKGDVVSGKFCPPPPTQPAAIARHPQPRYNRQPTTPRYRQTNAAIRNRQANRDRSVDKRTVVRHSYYGQQAWENIQNLKMPGNDNTSMLFPLSIPATITSVFGWRTHPIFGEERFHTGTDLGAPQGTPVVAALGGRVAQAGWIKGYGLTVILEHFDRHNQPQERTLYAHLSRLWVEAGDWVEQGSAIAQVGNTGYSTGPHLHFEWQQATSEGWQVVDPGDQLEYSLANLVRYFEDQVAQNRSDEAEAATESPTAG, encoded by the coding sequence ATGGATTCCCAACATAGTAAAAACGACCGTCTCTTTTGGTGGCAGCAAGGTTTATCTTGGATTGGCAGTATAGGAATTCTTAGCAGCGGTATGGCGATCGCAGTGCCGGAACCTTCGACCCAGGCAGCCGATTTGCTTTCCCAGGCAGAATCGACCAGCAATGTGGTTGCCAACTCAAAATCTCCATCGCCAGCCATCGATACCCTGCCCAACCCCCAGGGGTCTACACCTAGTACGCCGGCAGCACGGCCAAAGCCACAAACCCCATCGGCGACAGGGTCTCCCACACCAATACCACCAGAGACAGCTCAAGTAGAACCGACCTTACCGGACTCGACCAACCAAACTGATGCGCCTTTGGTCCTTCCCCATCCCCAACAGCAGGGTGACCGCCAGCTATCCTACAACAATAAAAATCAATACATTGATTCCAGCAACGATTTCAATTTGGGAGCAACGACCAACCAGCAACAGCCTGCTGCAGATAACGTGCAGGTGGTGATGGAGGAACGTTCCACTGGTTGCGAACGAGTGGTTAATAAAGGAGATGTGGTTTCGGGGAAATTTTGCCCGCCACCGCCAACGCAACCAGCTGCGATCGCGCGCCACCCCCAACCTCGGTACAATCGGCAACCAACAACCCCTCGCTACCGGCAAACCAATGCTGCCATTAGAAATCGCCAGGCAAATCGCGATCGCAGCGTTGACAAGCGCACGGTGGTCCGCCACAGTTATTACGGACAACAGGCGTGGGAAAATATCCAAAATCTGAAGATGCCGGGAAATGACAATACGTCTATGTTATTCCCGCTCTCCATCCCGGCGACCATTACCTCCGTGTTTGGTTGGCGAACCCATCCCATTTTCGGTGAAGAACGCTTCCATACGGGTACGGATCTTGGCGCACCGCAAGGAACGCCGGTGGTCGCTGCTTTGGGCGGTCGCGTCGCCCAAGCTGGTTGGATTAAAGGATACGGACTGACGGTGATTTTGGAACATTTTGACCGCCACAACCAGCCCCAGGAAAGGACGCTTTATGCTCACTTATCTCGCCTGTGGGTAGAAGCTGGCGACTGGGTAGAACAAGGAAGCGCGATCGCGCAGGTGGGGAACACTGGATATTCCACCGGTCCTCACTTGCACTTTGAATGGCAACAAGCCACCTCAGAAGGTTGGCAAGTGGTTGACCCCGGCGACCAGTTGGAGTACAGCTTGGCTAATTTGGTGCGCTATTTTGAAGACCAAGTGGCGCAAAATCGTTCTGATGAAGCTGAAGCGGCTACGGAATCGCCAACTGCTGGCTAA
- a CDS encoding L-dopachrome tautomerase-related protein: MPANLRRFLLIAVALILVIGFGGLNQSNARSQTSSSKLEVVTELSQAPGNIALNSENRIFLSLHQFFQPELRVVEAFSNGALLPFPNKAWSQGNDLNRVALDAVLGIQTDANDIVWMLDNGLRDGSIPKLVGWDSQGDRLVNIIYLPSPITPENAFINDLAVDTDKNYIYIADPAGGDNAALIVVNTRTGMARRVLEGHQSVVPEDVELVIDGKPVQRQLPDGSVVKPKVGVNPIALDAAGEWLYFGPMHGTSMYRLRSADLRDASLREEQLAARVERYSDKPICDGIAMDTAGNIYLGDLSENAIGVITSDRTYKLLFRDDKKLPWVDAFSLGNDNYVYTVSNQLHRSAVLNAGENEATPPFYLLRFPPAESAIETR; the protein is encoded by the coding sequence ATGCCTGCAAATCTACGCCGTTTCCTGCTAATAGCGGTAGCCTTGATTCTGGTGATTGGTTTCGGTGGTTTGAACCAATCAAACGCGCGATCGCAAACATCATCGTCGAAACTAGAAGTTGTCACCGAACTCTCACAAGCACCTGGCAATATTGCTCTTAATTCCGAAAACCGCATTTTTCTGAGTTTGCATCAGTTTTTTCAACCGGAATTGCGTGTGGTGGAAGCTTTTTCCAATGGCGCGTTGCTTCCTTTTCCCAATAAAGCTTGGTCGCAAGGAAACGACCTCAATCGCGTAGCTTTGGATGCAGTTTTGGGAATTCAAACGGATGCCAACGATATTGTGTGGATGCTGGATAACGGTTTGCGAGATGGTTCCATTCCCAAATTGGTGGGTTGGGATAGCCAGGGCGATCGCTTGGTGAATATTATTTACCTTCCTTCTCCCATTACACCAGAAAATGCTTTTATCAACGATTTAGCCGTAGATACAGATAAAAATTACATTTATATTGCCGATCCAGCCGGTGGCGATAACGCTGCACTGATTGTTGTCAATACCCGTACGGGGATGGCACGTCGGGTTTTGGAAGGTCACCAAAGCGTGGTTCCCGAAGATGTGGAACTGGTTATTGACGGCAAACCGGTACAGCGACAGTTACCCGACGGCAGCGTGGTTAAACCAAAAGTTGGCGTCAATCCCATTGCCTTGGATGCTGCTGGCGAGTGGTTGTATTTTGGTCCTATGCATGGTACAAGCATGTATCGCCTTCGTTCTGCTGATTTGCGCGATGCCAGTTTGAGGGAAGAACAACTGGCGGCACGGGTGGAACGCTATAGTGATAAGCCAATTTGTGACGGTATTGCTATGGATACGGCTGGTAATATTTATTTGGGCGATTTGTCGGAAAATGCGATTGGGGTTATCACAAGCGATCGCACCTATAAACTCTTATTTCGCGACGACAAAAAACTTCCTTGGGTGGATGCGTTTAGCCTGGGGAACGATAATTACGTTTATACCGTTTCCAATCAACTCCATCGTTCTGCTGTTTTAAACGCTGGCGAAAACGAGGCAACACCACCTTTTTATTTGCTGCGATTTCCCCCCGCTGAAAGCGCGATCGAGACTCGTTAG